The genome window GCCCTCATGGAGAAGGCTGCGGGTGAATTTGTGGAGCGGTTCCCGGCCCACCCATGGGTCCAGCGGTTCCGCGAGGAGCTTGCCGCGGTCGAGTATAACCGGGGCGATACCCAGCGGGCGGTGGGGCGGCTGTCGGGGATGCTGGCGTCGGGAACGCGGCCCGAATACGCCGAGAGCCTGTACTATCTGGGCAAGTCCCTGGACGCCTCCGGCAACCGGCGCGATGCCGAGCGGGCCATGCTCCTCTTTCTGGCCGAGCTCCGGCGGCGCGAAATCTCGTCGCCGCTGGCCGCCGACGCAAGCTACGTGGCCGCAACTGCGCGGCTGTCCCGGGGAGACCGCACGGGGGCCAAGGAGATTCTGCGGGCTGCCGCCGAGGCTTCTCCCGAAGAGCGGGATCCATTCCTCTACAAGCTGGGCGAGATCGCCCGCTCCGAAGGGCGCTACGAGGAGGCTGCCCGCTACCTCGGGACAGTGGCCAAGGAGGGAGCTGACCCGGATTGGCGGGACATGGCAGCGCGTCTCCTGGCCGATATGGAGTTGACGGGAATGGTACGCAAGTCAAAATGATGACCTGGATTCCAGGGTGGCCGGGTAAGAAAAAGGGAGTTCGTATGTGCTCCCCTTTTCTTTGGGCGTGAGGATGGGAGAATGACGCCGGTCTGACCGGGTTTTGTTCAAACTTTTGACGTGAATGCCGGGGGAAAGAGTAGTTTGTCCCTGATTACGGGAGGGTAGACGGGCTGGAAAAGCTGGTACGGCTTTTGCTCTATCCGCAATGCGGGAGACAAAGGAGGAACGAGATGCCTGTCGACTCTATGTTCGGAACGACCATAAACGCCCTGGCCAAGGCGGTTGACCTGAGGGCCAGGAACCATACCAAGATTTCCGCCAACCTGGCCAATGCCGAAACCCCCAACTACACGCCCACGGCCCTTTCCTTCGAAAAGGAACTGGGCACCGCCCTCAAGGGCAACACGATGGGGAGTCCCGCGACGACCCATCCCCGGCACATCCCCCTGAAGGGGCAGGCCGCGTCCATCCAGGGCGTGGAGGGAACGGTCATCGAAACCCCGGCCCCCACTCCGGGGCGCGACAACAACGGGGTGGAGCTTGAGGCCGAGATGAGCCGCATGGCCGAGAACCAGATCATGTACAATGCCTCGATCCAGATCCTGACCAAGAAGTTCGAAGGCATGAAATACGCCATCAAAGGACAGTAGCCATGGACTTTTTCAGCGCAATGCAGGTCAGCTCTTCCGCCCTGTCCGCCGAGCGGACCAGGATGAACCTCATCTCCGCCAACCTGGCCAACGCCAACTCCACCCGTACCGCCGAGGGGGGGCCCTATAAGCGGAAAGATGCCGTGTTCGCCGCCACCCAGGTGGGCGAGGGGTTCCGCTCGGCACTCGACCGGATGCGCAAGAACGCCCCCCAGGGGGTCCAGGTGACCGGCATCGTGGAAGATCCCAATCCGCCCCGGCTCCAGTACGACCCGGCCCATCCCGACGCCGATGCCCGGGGATATGTGGCCCTTCCCAACGTGAACGTGGTCGAGGAAATGGCCGACATGATCGCCGCGACCCGGGCCTATGAGGCCAACGTAACCGCCATGCAGGCGGCCAAGAATATGGCCCTGAAGACCCTGGAGATCGGTTCGCGGTAAGCCCGGG of Geobacter anodireducens contains these proteins:
- a CDS encoding flagellar basal-body rod protein FlgB, with product MPVDSMFGTTINALAKAVDLRARNHTKISANLANAETPNYTPTALSFEKELGTALKGNTMGSPATTHPRHIPLKGQAASIQGVEGTVIETPAPTPGRDNNGVELEAEMSRMAENQIMYNASIQILTKKFEGMKYAIKGQ
- the flgC gene encoding flagellar basal body rod protein FlgC (with FlgF and B makes up the proximal portion of the flagellar basal body rod), with amino-acid sequence MDFFSAMQVSSSALSAERTRMNLISANLANANSTRTAEGGPYKRKDAVFAATQVGEGFRSALDRMRKNAPQGVQVTGIVEDPNPPRLQYDPAHPDADARGYVALPNVNVVEEMADMIAATRAYEANVTAMQAAKNMALKTLEIGSR